In Kwoniella pini CBS 10737 chromosome 2, complete sequence, a single genomic region encodes these proteins:
- a CDS encoding isocitrate dehydrogenase, NAD-dependent has translation MISAPLRSSVGSALRSAAASSKRATVSRSMATLVDEKRLPAKFGGKYTVTLVPGDGIGKEVADSVKEIFEALKVPVQWEQYDVSGETVGGDDLFQQAMESLKRNKVGLKGILYTPIDQTGHNSWNVAMRQQLDIYASVVVCKSLPGFPTRHDNVDFAIIRENTEGEYSGLEHQSYPGVVESLKVSTRAKAERIARFAFDFAVKNNRKKVTCVHKANIMKLGDGLFLNTCRRVAEQEYGHTGIKFEAMIVDNTAMQLVSRPQQFDVMVMPNLYGTICANIGSALVGGPGITPGCNFGREYALFEPGCRHVGKDIMGTNKANPTALILSSTMMLRHLGLESQANLIAGATYDLVKEGKIRTADLGGSATTTDFTKGLIQRLL, from the exons atgatcTCCGCACCATTACGATCATCTGTAGGATCAGCTCTCAGATCAGCTGCTGCTTCTTCCAAG CGAGCGACCGTATCTCGATCTATGGCTACTTTGGTGGACGAAAAAAGA CTTCCAGCTAAATTCGGTG GCAAGTACACAGTAACCCTCGTACCAGGTGATGGTATCGGTAAAGAAGTTGCAGACTCCGTAAAAGAAATCTTTGAAGCTCTTAAAGTACCTGTTCAATGGGAACAATATGATGTATCTGGTGAAACTGTTGGTGGAGATGATTTGTTCCAACAAGCTATGGAGAGTTTGAAGAGGAATAAAGTTGGATTGAAGG GTATTCTCTACACTCCAATTGATCAAACAGGTCATAACTCATGGAACGTAGCTATGAGACAACAACTCGATATCTACGCTTCAGTCGTAGTATGCAAATCTTTACCAGGTTTCCCAACTCGACACGATAACGTAGATTTCGCTATTATTAGAGAAAACACCGAAGGAGAATACAGTGGTTTAGAACATCAATCTTACCCTGGTGTAGTTGAGAGTTTGAAAGTTTCCACTCGAGCCAAGGCAGAACGAATTGCTAGATTCGCTTTCGATTTCGCCGTCAAGAACAACCGAAAG AAGGTCACCTGTGTACACAAAGCAAACATCATGAAACTTGGTGATGGTCTTTTCCTTAACACCTGTCGAAGAGTCGCAGAACAAGAATACGGTCACACTGGTATCAAGTTTGAAGCTATGATTGTCGATAACACTGCTATGCAACTTGTTTCTAGACCTCAACAATTCGATGTTATGGTTATG CCTAAC TTGTACGGTACTATCTGTGCCAACATTGGTTCAGCTTTGGTCGGTGGACCAGGTATTACTCCAGGTTGTAACTTCGGACGG GAATACGCCCTTTTCGAACCTGGATGTAGACACGTCGGTAAAGATATTATGGGAACCAACAAAGCCAACCCAACAGCATTGATCCTTTCTTCTACAATGATGTTAAGACACCTTGGTCTTGAATCTCAAGCCAACTTGATCGCTGGAGCAACTTACGATTTAGTAAAGGAAGGTAAAATCAGAACTGCCGATTTGGGAG GTTCTGCCACTACAACAGACTTCACCAAAGGTCTTATTCAAAGacttctttaa